A window of Sphingobacterium kitahiroshimense genomic DNA:
CGATTGACTCTCCATTAACGTGTGGTACATGTAACAAATCTGTCCCACTTTATAAGCTACCAAAATTTTACGACTTTGGTTATATGCCAATTTTAAGTTGGGAAACAAACTATCAAGCTTGTGATAGCTTACAAATGAATTGTGAGGTCGGAGAACGTTGGTCTTTAAATCAGATGCAAGAAACAAAATCACCATTATCAAAGCAAGGTTTGGATATATGTAAACAAATTGAAGAACAAACGACAATTCCAACATTTTATTATTTATACAATTACAGGAAAAATAGTGGAGATGATAAAAATAGACTCTGCCCAAATTGTAAGAAAAAATGGACCTTAAAAACACAATTACATAATCTTTATGATTTCAAATGTGATAATTGTAGAATCATATCAACAATATCTACAAATACATAAATGACCCTAGACATCCTCTTTATAATATGTAAATCACTGGAGTGTTTAAAATACAGCAAGACAAGAGACATAAGTTAACTTTAAAATTTATGATGACTCTCTAGGTATATTGAAAATTTATGTAAATTTAAGCATTCAGTGTTTTAAACTGATAAGATCTAAAGAATAAAGCTTATTTTAACTATAAAAACTCCGTGACAAATATCATTTCAAAATTAATTCAATCAAAAATAGCTTCAGGTATTTTGTTAGCAAATTTATTTGCCATGACAGTTATCGGACTACAAAGCGCTTTTGGTCATGAAGATGCAGGAATACTTATCTTTTCGGAATTTGTAATCATACCGATGCTAATGGGCATAATCTCAACCTGGTATTGGAAAAATCTGAATTTAAAGGGCAAACAGATAACAGGATATTCTATAATAAATGGCATAATTGCTATCGCTTTAAGTTATCTTTTTTTAAATGAAGGAGTAATCTGCTTACTAATAGTATCTCCACTGATCTTTGGGTTTATCATTTCAGGGGCCTTCATAGGCAGAGCAATATTTAAAAGAAACAATCAAAAACTGAATGTGAGTCTAATAAGTATCTTAATTCTCATTTTTATTGTAGATTCTATTTCTGACCACGATCATGAAAATATGGTTTCAGATAAAATCGTAATCAATGCGACCCCGGAAGAAATTTGGCAACACGTAGTTGCATTTGATAAGATTGAAAACAAAGAAAATTATTGGCTTTTTAAAATCGGTATGCCTAGTCCTATGGCGACTACAGTAAGTGACAGGAAGCTTGGTGCAAATCGTAAATGTATTTTTAGCAACGGCTACATCTTTGATGAAACTATTGTTGAATTTGATATCAATAAAAACTTGACATTTGACATTATTGATCAACCTAAAGATCCTGAGATTATGGGACATATTGATATCACAAAAGGTCAATTTTTATTACACGATAATGGTGACGGCACCACAACATTAACAGGAAACAGCTGGTATAAACTCCACGTGTTTCCTACTTGGTATTATGATTTATGGGCTGAAAGTATTACAAGAAATGTTCATTTTAGGGTAATGGAGCATGTTAAAGTTTTAAGTGAATCATAACTTATGTTTTCATTTGTCGTGAAATACTTGGGCTTTTTGAAGGCTATCCCTCTGATAGCAATTTTATATGATAGCCTCATTAGACTTTGGTTCTTTGCTACACAACCGCAAATGTTGGACTGGCTTGATGATATCGAAGAAACGATTTCAAAATATCCGAACACCAGTATTACTGTTCATAAATATGGTGGAACTCAGTTTAATTACTTGGATAAAGAATTTGGGCATTTGCATAGTAATGGATTATTAGACATCCGCTTAAATAAAACTATTAAACAACAGCTGCTCAAGGATGGTAAAATACAAAATCATCATGTTTTTAAAAATTCAGGCTGGATCAGTTTTTACATTACAAATGAACAGGACTGTAAGTACGCAATGGGATTGCTTTTATTGGCTTATGAAAAAAAAGCCTCAATATTTAAATCTACATAATATTAAAACCAAAAGAATATCCACTAAAATATTCGATTAACCAAAATGCTTAAAGCTTTTATAAATTATTGTTAAAATACCAGATGCCACAAAAAATAGCCAATATTTCCTCATTTCACTGTAGCCATCTTGAGATGAATACTTTAACATAAATCCAAGACCGATAGAAAGAAAGGATGCGATTAAACCTAACATAGAAATACTGTTTAAATTTACTGATCAGTAAAAATATACTTATTTCTTTATATGTAGAATATTTATCAACTCGAATCAATGGCGATAAAAAAGAAAAACCACATCTCGCGAGGTGGCTTTAACTAAACATATGATTAAACCTTAAATTAATTATACGAGTTGATCGATTGGGATATTTTCCAGTTACCACCGTCATTGATTAAAGTCACGAGATCGGTTTTGGTAAAGCCTTCAAACTGCATCGTTACTTTTGCTACCATATAATCAGCAGACTCCTGTATGATGGTGGTACTAGTTTTACAGTTTAGCTGCTCTCCTTTTTGCTTTTTCAAAAAGCTGATAACTTCTGAACGGCTATTAGTTCTATCTTCTGATGCTTGTACTTTCTGGCTGAAGTCTGATGTAAACAACTGCTCCACTCCTGCCGATTGTCCTTCTGTCATAACCGCAACGTAATGATCAATGGCTAGATCTGCAGTAGATAAATTGACCACTGCTTTTTTAGGGTTTGCTACCTCTGGTTTGCCTGCTGCCATTGTGAATGTTGATACTGCGATCAAAGCTGCTGCTGTGAATGTTTTTGCTAAAGTTTTTTATCTAAAAATCTGTTATTTAAAGGTGATAAGGCTATCATGAGTATAAATTCTACAACTAATTACCAATGTACTCATGATGGTTCATAATGTCTTTATTTTATAGTTTGTTAGTTCTTATTTGTTGATTCAAAAGTAGAGCGTAAATCGTCCCTACCCTATGGCAATTAGACTAAAACAACTAAAAACTCGGTGAACTGTAGAAATGAATAGGTGAAATTATTTTAAACTTTTTTGAACTATTCTATTCGACAGGTGTTCTTATAATACAAAACGATAACAAACATACTTTCAGCATGAAAGTGGATAACGATAAATGACGTAGTACAGTAAATAAATCCAATTGCTTGAAAACAATTTGGATGATGAAACAAAAAAGAGGAAACGATAAGAAACATAAAAATTACTGTGCAGTTAAACGCCAAGATAAAGGGTCTAATGAGAATTAGGCCCTTTTGATGTATATGGATTCTCAAGAATTCGCAATCATTTTACATGATAGATATCTGATTTTTATCTGTATCTTAATTCGGTTAACCTATAGACTTATAATGACTAAATCTATGTCTTCAAACTTTATCAAATATAGCTTATCTAGGTACTTTATAATTGTTTCATTCTTAGTATTCAGTTTTAGCGCTAAAAATCAGTAAGAAGAAACAGTTCAATTTTACCCACTCGAAAGTTTTATACCGACTCCTCGAATTGCTATATAATTTGCATGAAGAACTTTTGAAAGAATCATGATAGAATTTAGTGCAATTAAAGTCAATAATTTATAAGACATAAATTCTGTAGATAAAATTTACAGTATATACTCTTTGAAACAAAAATTTGAAAATAAAACAAAGAAATTAACATGAGACTGATCTTCCTTTTTTTCTTTTCAATAGGACTTGCTTATGGTCAGTCAGGCCAAGAGCTGGCTGTAGGCTATGCAGATCGCTATGACAGCCTTCCAGAAATACATATTGAGATTGCAGAGAAACAACTTTATGAAAGGACTGCTCCGGCACCGAAAATGATATTTTCCCACTTTGCCATAAAGAACAACACACTGATAGTACATACAGGAAAAGGTATCATTAAACTCAAAAAATATGACGATTCGCCCAGACAAGACGACGATTTTCGCGGCTGGCAGTATATGGGATATTTCCCGCGCTTGCAGATGCATGCTTTAGTAAACCATAGTGTTTCTGAACATCTCGGATTCAGCGACATGGTATTGCTGGACAGCGCTACTTCCGATCAGTATGGGATTGTCTCTATCGGAGATGCTGCCGTATCGCTCCCCATCCATTCTCCCGACGGACGCTTTCTTGCCTACTACTACAACCATGTATATGAACGCAATAGTTGCTTTATAGGACTTCTAGAAATACGCGATGGCATGATCAGCTCTCATGCCCGAATTTCAGAAATGGCAAGCTTTCAGACCAAGAATTGGGCAGTGGAAGATATCAAATGGGTCGACAATACGTCCTTTATCATGAAAACTTATGTCCTAAAGGGACGAGGAGTACTGGAGGAAAGGCAGTATACGTATTACTTAGCTAGGCTGGATAGTGCGATTAAGAAAACTGAATAATTTGATAATTAAAAAT
This region includes:
- a CDS encoding DUF2310 family Zn-ribbon-containing protein translates to MFIKKISIIIKTKVNKDKIYDEFNLLLSFYRGNGQTQGKIESQYIKKNKIVSLPYTLEKNSLSKKYNNKYVKGQIDKIEKLSGSRISIKNLGKTSIEYKKPCICCKSEFYILITNYISIDSPLTCGTCNKSVPLYKLPKFYDFGYMPILSWETNYQACDSLQMNCEVGERWSLNQMQETKSPLSKQGLDICKQIEEQTTIPTFYYLYNYRKNSGDDKNRLCPNCKKKWTLKTQLHNLYDFKCDNCRIISTISTNT
- a CDS encoding luciferase family protein, with the translated sequence MFSFVVKYLGFLKAIPLIAILYDSLIRLWFFATQPQMLDWLDDIEETISKYPNTSITVHKYGGTQFNYLDKEFGHLHSNGLLDIRLNKTIKQQLLKDGKIQNHHVFKNSGWISFYITNEQDCKYAMGLLLLAYEKKASIFKST
- a CDS encoding nuclear transport factor 2 family protein; amino-acid sequence: MAAGKPEVANPKKAVVNLSTADLAIDHYVAVMTEGQSAGVEQLFTSDFSQKVQASEDRTNSRSEVISFLKKQKGEQLNCKTSTTIIQESADYMVAKVTMQFEGFTKTDLVTLINDGGNWKISQSINSYN